Proteins encoded by one window of Arachis ipaensis cultivar K30076 chromosome B04, Araip1.1, whole genome shotgun sequence:
- the LOC107638727 gene encoding 14 kDa proline-rich protein DC2.15, producing the protein MAASYYKGINVASTYVVALMLCFNLLSLTKVSSNYVIPTIPIPIEKGTCPIDALKLGVCANVLNLAKVKLGSPPTLPCCNLIKGLADLEAAACLCTALKANVLGLNLDVPLSLSLILNNCGINNSAFKCN; encoded by the coding sequence ATGGCTGCTTCTTATTATAAGGGCATCAATGTTGCATCAACTTATGTAGTAGCCTTAATGTTATGCTTCAATCTACTATCATTGACTAAGGTGAGTTCCAACTATGTCATTCCTACAATTCCAATACCTATTGAAAAGGGTACATGCCCTATAGATGCCCTTAAGTTAGGGGTGTGTGCCAATGTGTTGAACTTGGCTAAGGTCAAATTAGGGTCACCACCAACCCTACCATGTTGCAATCTCATTAAGGGTTTGGCTGATCTTGAAGCTGCTGCTTGCCTTTGCACTGCCCTCAAAGCCAATGTCCTTGGACTCAACCTTGATGTTCCTCTTTCCTTGAGCCTCATTCTCAACAATTGTGGAATTAACAACAGTGCTTTCAAGTGTAATTAA
- the LOC107638726 gene encoding trihelix transcription factor GTL1 → MDLLAAATAAAADGDNFPVPDHVAPFPDSGDLLYAAIPTSLRSNNPQKLRPIRSVAAARASSFHRNGQLPEPPDTGGSPSVEEDRLGSGSGHDDGRTVPLCQESGSSLDDDDGNDIENSSGSGKHPGMPKRKRKMERRLEDFVENMVKKVMEKQDQMHKQLVDMIEKKEKERVMREEAWKQQEIERIRKDEEARTQERSRNLALISVIQNLLGHEIQIPQPAEVSSKGEEDEPGHEGEEANAQKSLGVSGEGSNNRWPDVEVQALITLRTSMEQKFHLMGSKVSIWEEISEAMNKMGYHRSAKKCKEKWENINKYYKRTIGSGKKRRQNSKSCPYFNELDVLYSNGLLNLGNPLSSSTNDVSKIEKEENET, encoded by the exons ATGGACCTCTTAGCCGCCGCCACCGCCGCCGCCGCCGATGGCGACAACTTCCCGGTCCCTGACCACGTCGCCCCATTCCCCGATTCCGGCGACCTCCTCTACGCCGCCATTCCCACATCCCTCCGCAGCAACAACCCCCAAAAGCTCCGCCCAATCCGCTCCGTCGCTGCCGCTAGAGCATCCTCTTTCCACCGTAACGGCCAGCTTCCAGAACCTCCCGATACCGGTGGTTCCCCTTCGGTTGAAGAAGATCGGCTTGGTTCCGGGTCGGGTCACGATGACGGGCGCACTGTTCCGTTGTGTCAGGAATCTGG CTCATCtttggatgatgatgatggtaaTGACATTGAAAATTCATCTGGGAGTGGCAAACACCCAGGCATGCCAAAGCGAAAGAGGAAGATGGAGAGAAGACTCGAAGATTTCGTGGAGAATATGGTAAAGAAGGTGATGGAAAAGCAAGACCAGATGCATAAACAGTTAGTGGACATGATTgaaaagaaggagaaggaaagagTAATGAGAGAAGAAGCTTGGAAGCAGCAAGAGATCGAGAGAATAAGGAAGGACGAAGAGGCCAGAACCCAAGAGAGGTCACGAAATTTAGCCCTCATATCTGTCATCCAAAATCTGCTTGGCCATGAGATTCAAATCCCGCAACCGGCAGAGGTAAGCAGCAAAGGAGAAGAGGACGAACCGGGACACGAAGGCGAGGAAGCGAATGCTCAAAAGAGTCTCGGCGTCAGTGGTGAGGGAAGTAACAACAGGTGGCCTGATGTTGAAGTTCAAGCGCTGATAACCTTGAGAACTTCAATGGAGCAGAAATTTCATCTTATGGGATCCAAGGTATCAATATGGGAGGAGATATCTGAAGCAATGAATAAAATGGGATACCACCGTTCTGCAAAGAAGTGCAAGGAAAAATGGGAGAACATCAACAAGTACTATAAAAGGACGATAGGGAGTGGCAAGAAGCGGCGTCAAAATAGTAAATCCTGCCCTTACTTTAATGAGTTGGATGTTCTATATAGCAATGGTCTCCTCAATCTTGGAAATCCCTTGAGCAGTAGTACCAATGATGTGTCCAAGATTGAAAAGGAGGAAAATGAAACTTGA
- the LOC107638725 gene encoding nudix hydrolase 2 isoform X1 produces the protein MLRSLPKLSPLLSSARTTNIPRFLANSLRFVSSAQTITRTKTSTGRIAMTTRAPIRPMSSSTVSSITAEDHVQQPKLLKSTDDDHDGVIVEMDQPMDAATFVLILRSSISHWKQLGKKGVWIKLPIHLASLVEPLVKEGFWYHHAEPKYLMLVYWIPETANTIPVNATHRVGIGAFVMNEKREVLVVQENSGHFRGSGVWKFPTGVVDQEEDICVAAVREVKEETGVDSEFVEVLAFSRQSHKSFFDKSDLFFVCMMRPLSSDIQKQRLEIEASRWMPFEEYSAQPFVQKHDLLKYISDVCSAKIDGRYSGYSAVSTSSSFSDQKYYLYLNAGALKSSL, from the exons ATGCTGAGATCGCTGCCAAAACTCTCACCATTGTTATCCTCAGCCAGAACCACCAACATTCCTCGTTTCCTTGCAAATTCTCTCCGTTTCGTCTCTTCAGCCCAGACAATAACAAGAACTAAAACTTCAACAG GCAGGATTGCAATGACGACCCGTGCTCCAATTCGACCTATGTCTTCatctacagtttcatcaataactGCTGAAGATCATGTTCAACAGCCTAAGTTACTTAAATCAactgatgatgatcatgatggtGTTATCGTGGAAATGGATCAACCTATGGATGCTGCAACATTTGTACTGATTCTCAGATCCTCAATCTCTCACTGGAAGCAATTG GGCAAGAAGGGTGTATGGATAAAATTGCCGATTCATTTAGCCAGTCTTGTTGAACCTCTAGTTAAG GAAGGTTTCTGGTACCACCATGCAGAGCCAAAATATTTAATGCTTGTATATTGGATTCCTGAAACTGCAAATACCATTCCTGTCAATGCCACACATAGGGTGGGCATTGGTGCATTTGTCATGAATGAAAAACGAGAG GTCCTAGTTGTTCAAGAAAACAGTGGACATTTTCGTGGATCTGGAGTCTGGAAATTCCCTACTGGAGTTGTTGATCAG GAAGAAGATATTTGTGTAGCAGCAGTAAGAGAGGTGAAAGAAGAAACAGGA GTTGACTCCGAATTCGTTGAAGTATTAGCATTCAG CAGACAAAGTCATAAATCATTCTTTGACAAGTCAGATCTATTCTTTGTGTGCATGATGCGGCCCCTTTCTTCCGACATCCAGAAGCAGAGATTAGAGATAGAGGCATCACGG TGGATGCCATTTGAGGAGTACTCAGCTCAGCCATTTGTCCAAAAGCACGATCTTTTGAAGTACATAAGCGATGTATGCTCGGCAAAGATTGACGGGCGATATTCTGGATATAGTGCTGTATCTACTTCATCAAGCTTCTCTGATCAGAAATATTATTTGTATTTGAATGCTGGGGCCTTAAAGAGTTCTTTGTAA
- the LOC107638725 gene encoding nudix hydrolase 2 isoform X2: MLRSLPKLSPLLSSARTTNIPRFLANSLRFVSSAQTITRTKTSTGRIAMTTRAPIRPMSSSTVSSITAEDHVQQPKLLKSTDDDHDGVIVEMDQPMDAATFVLILRSSISHWKQLGKKGVWIKLPIHLASLVEPLVKEGFWYHHAEPKYLMLVYWIPETANTIPVNATHRVGIGAFVMNEKREVLVVQENSGHFRGSGVWKFPTGVVDQEEDICVAAVREVKEETGVDSEFVEVLAFRQSHKSFFDKSDLFFVCMMRPLSSDIQKQRLEIEASRWMPFEEYSAQPFVQKHDLLKYISDVCSAKIDGRYSGYSAVSTSSSFSDQKYYLYLNAGALKSSL, from the exons ATGCTGAGATCGCTGCCAAAACTCTCACCATTGTTATCCTCAGCCAGAACCACCAACATTCCTCGTTTCCTTGCAAATTCTCTCCGTTTCGTCTCTTCAGCCCAGACAATAACAAGAACTAAAACTTCAACAG GCAGGATTGCAATGACGACCCGTGCTCCAATTCGACCTATGTCTTCatctacagtttcatcaataactGCTGAAGATCATGTTCAACAGCCTAAGTTACTTAAATCAactgatgatgatcatgatggtGTTATCGTGGAAATGGATCAACCTATGGATGCTGCAACATTTGTACTGATTCTCAGATCCTCAATCTCTCACTGGAAGCAATTG GGCAAGAAGGGTGTATGGATAAAATTGCCGATTCATTTAGCCAGTCTTGTTGAACCTCTAGTTAAG GAAGGTTTCTGGTACCACCATGCAGAGCCAAAATATTTAATGCTTGTATATTGGATTCCTGAAACTGCAAATACCATTCCTGTCAATGCCACACATAGGGTGGGCATTGGTGCATTTGTCATGAATGAAAAACGAGAG GTCCTAGTTGTTCAAGAAAACAGTGGACATTTTCGTGGATCTGGAGTCTGGAAATTCCCTACTGGAGTTGTTGATCAG GAAGAAGATATTTGTGTAGCAGCAGTAAGAGAGGTGAAAGAAGAAACAGGA GTTGACTCCGAATTCGTTGAAGTATTAGCATTCAG ACAAAGTCATAAATCATTCTTTGACAAGTCAGATCTATTCTTTGTGTGCATGATGCGGCCCCTTTCTTCCGACATCCAGAAGCAGAGATTAGAGATAGAGGCATCACGG TGGATGCCATTTGAGGAGTACTCAGCTCAGCCATTTGTCCAAAAGCACGATCTTTTGAAGTACATAAGCGATGTATGCTCGGCAAAGATTGACGGGCGATATTCTGGATATAGTGCTGTATCTACTTCATCAAGCTTCTCTGATCAGAAATATTATTTGTATTTGAATGCTGGGGCCTTAAAGAGTTCTTTGTAA